A portion of the Nitratidesulfovibrio termitidis HI1 genome contains these proteins:
- the hisH gene encoding imidazole glycerol phosphate synthase subunit HisH has translation MLAILDYKAGNQTSVRRALDHLGIPCVITADPAVIAGAHGVIFPGVGAAGQAMNELLTTGLDKVLKDQVQAGKPLLGICVGCQIMLDYSQENDTKALGIVPGECRLFNAAWTEEDGRPIRVPHMGWNRIVQKRPCELLKGIEPEAEFYFVHSYYPAPPESYVIATCSYGEEFCAIHGGPGLWAVQFHPEKSGRPGLALLRNFHAYCKEASRA, from the coding sequence ATGCTCGCGATCCTCGACTACAAGGCAGGCAACCAGACCAGCGTGCGCCGTGCGCTGGACCACCTGGGCATTCCCTGCGTCATCACGGCGGACCCGGCAGTCATCGCCGGGGCGCACGGGGTGATCTTTCCGGGGGTGGGCGCGGCCGGACAGGCCATGAACGAGTTGCTCACCACCGGCCTCGACAAGGTGCTGAAGGACCAGGTGCAGGCGGGCAAGCCGCTGCTGGGCATCTGCGTGGGCTGCCAGATCATGCTGGACTACAGCCAGGAGAACGACACCAAGGCCCTTGGCATCGTGCCCGGCGAATGCCGCCTGTTCAACGCCGCCTGGACCGAAGAGGACGGCAGGCCCATCCGCGTGCCGCACATGGGCTGGAACCGCATCGTCCAGAAGCGCCCCTGCGAACTGCTGAAGGGCATCGAGCCGGAGGCGGAATTCTACTTCGTGCACAGCTACTACCCTGCCCCGCCGGAAAGCTACGTCATCGCCACCTGCTCCTACGGCGAGGAGTTCTGCGCCATCCACGGCGGACCCGGCCTGTGGGCCGTGCAGTTTCACCCGGAAAAGAGCGGCCGCCCCGGCCTTGCCTTGCTGCGCAACTTCCACGCCTACTGCAAGGAGGCCAGCCGTGCTTAG
- the carB gene encoding carbamoyl-phosphate synthase large subunit, translating into MPKRTDLKRIMVIGSGPIVIGQACEFDYSGTQAVKALKEEGYEVVLVNSNPATIMTDPGLADRTYIEPIEPETVAAIIRKERPDALLPTLGGQTGLNTALALAAMGVLEECGVELIGANKQVIEKAESRELFREAMANIGLKVPASGIARTMEDVRRLGSEMPFPLIIRPAFTMGGTGGGIAYNMEDLEEIAARGLAASIKHEVMIEQSVLGWKEFEMEVMRDKADNCVIICSIENFDAMGVHTGDSITVAPAQTLTDVEYQMMRDASIAIMREIGVETGGSNVQFGINPQNGDMVVIEMNPRVSRSSALASKATGFPIAKIAAKLAVGYTLDEIPNDITRETMASFEPSIDYCVTKIPRFTFEKFPGAKDELTTSMKSVGEAMSIGRTFKESLQKGLRSLEVGAPGLGSAFRCKGPEREDIMRKLRTPNSRRIFYVRHAMLDGMTVEEIHEATAIDPWFLRQMKDLIDMEAELRDFALGNAMTVDNAELVALMRRAKEYGFSDRQLAEMWKRPESDVRTLRKQMGIAPTYYLVDTCASEFEAYTPYYYSTYETGHEVAVDDRKKVIILGGGPNRIGQGIEFDYCCCHASFALKEMGVQAIMVNSNPETVSTDYDTSDRLYFEPLTYEDVMNIIEAEKPDGVVVQFGGQTPLNLAVPLMRAGVPILGTSPDSIDRAEDRERFQALLQKLGLRQPANATVMSLPEARAAAARIGYPTVVRPSYVLGGRAMEIVYDEEQLAEYFANSVGEKPKHPILIDKFLESAIEVDVDALSDGTDVYVAGIMEHIEEAGIHSGDSACVIPPHTLPEAIVNEIARQTVELARELRVVGLMNIQFAVKDGLIYILEVNPRASRTAPFVSKATAVPLPRLATQIMLGATLKELDPWSMRRTGYFSVKESVFPFNRFPGVDILLGPEMRSTGEVMGIASSFEEAYLKGQLAGGQRLPESGKIFISVNDRDKLLITEVASMFAELGFEVLATSGTAKLLREGGVPATSVHKVYEGRPNIVDFIKNGDIALVLNTASGKRTVQDSKSIRQATLMYGVPYSTTVSGAKAIAQAIRASRCCGVNVKSLQEYYGTN; encoded by the coding sequence ATGCCCAAACGCACCGATTTGAAGCGGATCATGGTCATCGGTTCCGGCCCGATCGTCATCGGGCAGGCGTGCGAATTCGACTATTCCGGCACGCAGGCCGTGAAGGCCCTGAAGGAAGAAGGCTACGAGGTGGTGTTGGTCAACTCCAACCCCGCCACCATCATGACCGACCCCGGTCTTGCCGACCGCACCTACATCGAACCCATCGAGCCGGAAACGGTTGCCGCCATCATCCGCAAGGAGCGGCCCGACGCGCTGCTGCCCACCCTGGGCGGCCAGACCGGCCTGAACACCGCGCTGGCCCTTGCCGCCATGGGCGTGCTGGAAGAATGCGGCGTGGAACTCATCGGGGCCAACAAGCAGGTCATCGAAAAGGCGGAAAGCCGCGAACTGTTCCGCGAAGCCATGGCCAACATCGGCCTGAAGGTGCCCGCCAGCGGCATTGCCCGCACCATGGAAGACGTGCGCCGCCTGGGTTCCGAAATGCCCTTCCCGCTGATCATCCGCCCCGCCTTCACCATGGGCGGCACCGGCGGCGGCATCGCCTACAACATGGAGGACCTGGAAGAGATCGCCGCGCGCGGTCTTGCCGCCTCCATCAAGCACGAGGTGATGATCGAGCAGTCGGTGCTGGGCTGGAAGGAATTCGAGATGGAGGTGATGCGCGACAAGGCCGACAACTGCGTCATCATCTGTTCCATCGAAAACTTCGACGCCATGGGCGTGCACACGGGCGATTCCATCACCGTGGCCCCGGCCCAGACCCTGACCGACGTCGAGTACCAGATGATGCGCGATGCCTCCATCGCCATCATGCGCGAAATCGGCGTGGAAACGGGCGGCTCCAACGTGCAGTTCGGCATCAACCCGCAGAACGGCGACATGGTGGTCATTGAAATGAACCCCCGCGTGTCGCGTTCGTCCGCGCTGGCCTCCAAGGCCACCGGGTTCCCCATCGCCAAGATCGCGGCCAAGCTGGCCGTGGGCTACACGCTGGACGAGATTCCCAACGACATCACCCGCGAGACGATGGCCAGCTTCGAGCCGTCCATCGACTACTGCGTCACCAAGATTCCGCGCTTCACCTTTGAAAAGTTCCCCGGCGCCAAGGACGAGCTGACCACCTCGATGAAGAGCGTGGGCGAGGCCATGTCCATTGGCCGCACCTTCAAGGAATCGTTGCAGAAGGGCCTGCGCTCGCTGGAAGTGGGCGCGCCCGGCCTTGGTTCCGCTTTCCGTTGCAAGGGTCCGGAGCGCGAGGACATCATGCGCAAGCTGCGCACGCCCAACTCGCGCCGCATCTTCTACGTGCGCCACGCCATGCTTGACGGCATGACCGTGGAGGAAATCCACGAGGCCACCGCCATCGACCCGTGGTTCCTGCGCCAGATGAAGGACCTGATCGACATGGAAGCCGAGCTGCGCGACTTTGCCCTGGGCAACGCCATGACCGTGGACAACGCGGAACTGGTGGCCCTGATGCGCCGCGCCAAGGAATACGGCTTTTCCGACCGTCAGCTGGCCGAAATGTGGAAGCGCCCCGAATCGGACGTGCGCACCCTGCGCAAGCAGATGGGCATCGCCCCCACCTACTATCTGGTGGACACCTGCGCCAGCGAGTTCGAGGCGTACACCCCGTACTACTACTCCACCTACGAGACCGGCCATGAAGTGGCCGTGGACGACCGCAAGAAGGTCATCATCCTGGGTGGCGGGCCCAACCGCATCGGCCAGGGCATCGAGTTCGACTACTGCTGCTGCCACGCCTCCTTCGCGCTGAAGGAAATGGGCGTGCAGGCCATCATGGTCAACTCCAACCCCGAAACGGTATCGACGGACTACGACACCTCCGACCGCCTGTACTTCGAGCCGCTGACCTACGAGGATGTCATGAACATCATCGAGGCGGAAAAGCCCGACGGCGTGGTGGTGCAGTTCGGCGGGCAGACCCCGCTGAACCTGGCCGTGCCGCTGATGCGCGCGGGCGTGCCCATTCTTGGCACCTCGCCCGATTCCATCGACCGCGCCGAAGACCGCGAACGCTTCCAGGCCCTGTTGCAGAAGCTGGGCCTGCGCCAGCCCGCCAACGCCACGGTCATGTCCCTGCCGGAGGCGCGCGCCGCCGCCGCCCGCATCGGCTACCCGACGGTGGTGCGGCCCAGCTACGTGCTGGGGGGCCGGGCCATGGAAATCGTGTACGACGAGGAACAGCTGGCCGAATACTTCGCCAACTCGGTGGGTGAAAAGCCCAAGCACCCCATTCTCATCGACAAGTTCCTGGAAAGCGCCATCGAGGTGGACGTGGACGCCCTGTCCGACGGCACCGACGTGTACGTGGCGGGCATCATGGAACACATCGAGGAAGCGGGCATCCACTCCGGCGACTCTGCCTGTGTCATTCCGCCGCACACCCTGCCCGAGGCCATCGTCAACGAGATCGCCCGGCAGACCGTGGAACTGGCGCGCGAACTGCGCGTGGTTGGCCTGATGAACATCCAGTTCGCGGTCAAGGACGGTCTTATCTACATCCTTGAAGTGAACCCCCGCGCCTCGCGCACCGCGCCCTTCGTGTCCAAGGCCACGGCGGTGCCCCTGCCGCGCCTGGCTACCCAGATCATGCTGGGCGCCACGCTGAAGGAACTGGACCCGTGGTCCATGCGCCGTACCGGGTACTTCTCGGTGAAGGAATCAGTGTTCCCGTTCAACCGCTTCCCGGGGGTGGACATTCTGCTCGGCCCCGAAATGCGGTCCACGGGCGAGGTGATGGGTATTGCCTCCAGCTTCGAGGAAGCCTATCTGAAGGGCCAGCTTGCCGGTGGGCAGCGCCTGCCCGAAAGCGGCAAGATCTTCATCTCCGTCAACGACCGGGACAAGCTGCTGATCACGGAAGTGGCCAGCATGTTTGCTGAACTTGGCTTCGAGGTGCTGGCCACCAGCGGCACCGCCAAGCTGCTGCGCGAAGGCGGCGTGCCCGCCACGTCGGTGCACAAGGTGTACGAGGGACGGCCCAACATCGTGGACTTCATCAAGAACGGCGATATTGCCCTGGTGCTCAACACCGCCTCGGGCAAGCGCACCGTGCAGGATTCCAAGTCCATCCGGCAGGCCACGCTGATGTACGGGGTGCCCTACAGCACCACCGTATCCGGGGCCAAGGCCATCGCGCAGGCCATACGGGCCAGCCGCTGCTGCGGGGTGAACGTGAAGAGCTTGCAGGAATACTACGGAACCAACTAA
- the purF gene encoding amidophosphoribosyltransferase, whose product MIKHYCGIFGIYNHVEAARMAYFGLYALQHRGQESAGIVTWDGQKLREHRGMGLVPDVFNERHLGKELKGNIAVGHIRYSTTGASLIRNAQPFLVRFKGMEIAIAHNGNLTNTVELRDELEQKGSIFQTSIDSEVFVHLIAHNMNGKTFEEAVMAACKRVQGAYSLIILANDKLIALRDPHGMRPLALGRLAGSPVLASETCAFDLMEAEFIRPLDPGEMLVIEGNSVKSYSLLDEGNKPPVRQCIFELVYFARPDSIVFGEDVYQCRKEMGRQLAIESAPDVDFIMPFPDSGIYCAVGFAQQSGLPYEHAMIRNHYVGRTFIQPSQDMRDFGVQVKINPVKSMIKGKRICIVDDSIVRGTTIRTRVKKLRELGAKEVHFRVSCPPIKHPCFYGIDFSSKGELIAANHSISEIERFIGLDSLHYLSIEGLLRSVSHPENYCLACFNGDYPISCAGGGCSRACLEVSD is encoded by the coding sequence ATGATCAAGCATTACTGCGGCATCTTCGGCATCTACAACCACGTCGAAGCGGCGCGCATGGCATACTTCGGCCTGTACGCCCTGCAACATCGCGGGCAGGAAAGCGCGGGCATCGTCACCTGGGACGGGCAGAAGCTGCGCGAACACCGGGGCATGGGCCTGGTGCCCGACGTGTTCAACGAACGGCACCTGGGCAAGGAGCTGAAGGGCAACATCGCCGTCGGCCACATCCGCTATTCCACCACCGGGGCCTCGCTCATCCGCAACGCCCAGCCGTTTCTGGTGCGCTTCAAGGGGATGGAAATCGCCATCGCCCACAACGGCAACCTGACCAATACCGTGGAACTGCGCGACGAGCTGGAGCAGAAGGGGTCCATCTTCCAGACCTCCATCGACAGCGAAGTGTTCGTGCACCTCATCGCGCACAACATGAACGGCAAGACCTTCGAGGAAGCCGTCATGGCCGCGTGCAAGCGGGTGCAGGGCGCGTATTCGCTGATCATTCTCGCCAACGACAAGCTCATCGCCCTGCGCGACCCGCACGGTATGCGCCCGCTGGCGCTTGGCCGTCTGGCCGGTTCGCCGGTGCTGGCATCCGAAACCTGCGCCTTCGACCTGATGGAGGCGGAATTCATCCGCCCGCTGGACCCCGGCGAAATGCTGGTCATCGAAGGCAACAGCGTGAAAAGCTACAGCCTGCTCGACGAGGGCAACAAGCCCCCGGTCCGCCAGTGCATCTTCGAACTGGTCTACTTTGCCCGGCCCGACTCCATCGTGTTCGGCGAAGACGTGTACCAGTGTCGCAAGGAGATGGGCCGCCAGCTGGCCATCGAATCGGCCCCGGACGTGGACTTCATCATGCCCTTCCCCGATTCGGGCATCTACTGTGCGGTGGGCTTTGCCCAGCAGTCGGGCCTGCCGTACGAACATGCCATGATCCGTAACCACTACGTGGGCCGTACGTTCATCCAGCCCTCGCAGGACATGCGCGACTTTGGCGTGCAGGTGAAGATCAACCCGGTCAAGAGCATGATCAAGGGCAAGCGCATCTGCATCGTGGACGATTCCATCGTGCGCGGCACCACCATCCGCACCCGCGTGAAGAAGCTGCGCGAACTGGGCGCCAAGGAAGTGCACTTCCGCGTCAGCTGCCCGCCCATCAAGCACCCGTGCTTCTACGGCATCGACTTTTCGTCCAAGGGCGAACTGATCGCCGCCAACCACTCCATTTCCGAGATCGAACGCTTCATCGGGCTGGATTCGCTGCACTACCTGTCCATCGAGGGGCTGCTGCGCTCGGTGTCGCACCCCGAAAACTACTGCCTGGCCTGCTTCAACGGCGACTACCCCATCTCCTGCGCGGGCGGCGGGTGCAGCCGGGCGTGTCTGGAGGTAAGTGATTAG
- a CDS encoding ImmA/IrrE family metallo-endopeptidase yields MTLRPIRTEAEYEDAHAEITTLWGADPGTEDGDRLDVLLVLVEDYERKNHPVPTPDPIEAIKIIMEERGLTKMDLIPAIGSRSKVSEVLSKKRPLSLGMIRALHDQFKIPAEILIQDPSICLEDPEKTVWLNFPLKEIISRGWAKARTTKDHAEEIVREFFNNACLSQEEACNACFRSGARRNSKTDLIAQQAWLIGARIEAAHINLTHAYHPDNFDETAMRELVRLSAHLHGPLKAQEYLAEKGIRLVAVKHFKRTYVDGAVFWLRHMEPVIALTLRHDRLDNFWFTLLHECSHLVRGHLEDITDCIIDDLDLEAQDIKEKEADALARDIEIPTDVWMESDARKKRSKVAARELARALEIHPAIVAGRIRYHTKNYKILAQEIGTREVRKHFWTST; encoded by the coding sequence ATGACGCTGCGTCCGATTAGGACTGAAGCTGAATACGAGGACGCTCACGCAGAGATTACTACTCTGTGGGGCGCGGACCCAGGCACTGAAGATGGCGATCGCCTGGACGTCCTCCTTGTTCTCGTTGAGGATTACGAACGAAAGAACCATCCGGTTCCAACCCCCGACCCCATTGAAGCGATCAAGATCATCATGGAAGAGCGGGGCTTGACCAAAATGGACCTTATTCCTGCCATTGGGAGCAGGAGCAAGGTTTCTGAAGTCCTGTCCAAAAAGCGTCCCTTGTCGTTAGGAATGATACGTGCGCTTCACGACCAATTCAAAATTCCCGCCGAAATCCTCATCCAAGACCCTTCTATCTGCCTTGAAGATCCGGAAAAAACCGTTTGGCTCAACTTCCCGCTTAAAGAAATCATTTCGAGAGGCTGGGCGAAAGCAAGAACAACAAAAGATCATGCCGAGGAAATAGTCAGAGAATTCTTTAACAACGCCTGCCTATCCCAAGAAGAAGCCTGCAACGCTTGCTTTCGAAGTGGCGCGCGGAGGAATTCAAAAACTGACCTTATTGCCCAGCAGGCGTGGCTTATCGGCGCGCGCATTGAAGCTGCACACATCAATCTCACCCACGCATACCACCCCGACAATTTTGACGAAACAGCGATGCGCGAACTCGTTCGCTTAAGCGCGCACCTGCACGGCCCATTGAAGGCGCAAGAATACCTCGCGGAAAAAGGGATCAGACTCGTCGCAGTCAAACACTTTAAACGCACATACGTCGATGGCGCAGTATTTTGGCTGCGACATATGGAACCAGTCATTGCTTTAACCCTTCGGCACGACAGACTTGACAATTTTTGGTTCACCTTACTGCATGAATGCAGCCACCTTGTCAGGGGTCATCTTGAAGACATCACTGACTGCATCATCGACGACTTGGATTTAGAGGCTCAAGACATCAAAGAGAAAGAAGCCGACGCACTCGCGCGCGATATTGAAATCCCAACCGACGTATGGATGGAATCAGACGCGCGAAAGAAGCGCAGCAAAGTCGCCGCCCGCGAACTAGCGCGGGCACTGGAAATACATCCAGCAATTGTGGCTGGGCGCATTAGATATCACACAAAAAACTACAAGATTCTTGCGCAAGAAATAGGAACCAGAGAGGTAAGAAAACACTTCTGGACTTCTACATAA
- a CDS encoding type II toxin-antitoxin system HigB family toxin: MNRKSLTTSESSLFHKNFRFSGNTIDVPKMGAYRKAVRVIATRTLNRYAEAYPDAANAIYTWHQLMKQRDYEHFPDIKSTFRTADSIKDGRVVFNIKGNNYRLIVDIDYKRHAVRCIWFGRHKEYDKINAAEVTYDAASD, encoded by the coding sequence ATGAACAGAAAATCCTTAACAACCAGCGAGTCTTCACTTTTTCATAAAAACTTCAGATTTTCTGGGAACACCATTGACGTTCCCAAAATGGGAGCATATAGAAAAGCCGTGAGAGTGATCGCTACCCGCACCCTAAATCGATATGCCGAGGCATATCCAGACGCAGCCAATGCCATCTATACGTGGCATCAGCTCATGAAACAAAGGGATTACGAGCATTTTCCAGACATTAAATCTACATTTAGGACGGCGGATTCCATCAAGGATGGCCGTGTTGTCTTCAACATCAAGGGCAACAACTATAGGCTGATTGTTGACATAGACTATAAAAGACATGCTGTTCGGTGCATATGGTTTGGGCGACACAAAGAATATGACAAAATTAACGCTGCGGAGGTGACCTATGACGCTGCGTCCGATTAG
- a CDS encoding KpsF/GutQ family sugar-phosphate isomerase encodes MSDCTCGERRTDWIPLGRDVLDIEIEGLTAVRDRLGPSFEAALALLAGCRGRVVVTGLGKSGLVGRKLAATLSSTGTPAFFLHPVEGAHGDMGSLRAEDVVIAISNSGETDELNAILPSLRAIGTAIIAMTGKAQSTLGRAADVVLDSGVPREACPHNLAPTASTTAVLALGDALAVCLIHWKSFTENDFLRYHPGGSLGQRLRLRVQELMHTTGIPVTQDDVGQEEAVRVLDKGGFGAVAVVDGSGRLMGILTDGDVRRAVIRGDYAPRTPVTAIMTRNPRSARSDQSVAELLDAMEQKAITVLPIVDDAHRLVGLIHLHDLLGKGGVSFAG; translated from the coding sequence ATGAGCGATTGCACCTGCGGCGAACGCCGCACCGATTGGATACCCCTCGGGCGCGACGTGCTCGATATCGAAATAGAAGGCCTGACGGCGGTACGCGACAGGCTTGGCCCCTCGTTCGAGGCGGCCTTGGCTCTGCTGGCGGGCTGCCGGGGCCGCGTGGTGGTCACCGGGCTCGGCAAGTCGGGTCTGGTGGGCCGCAAGCTGGCAGCCACCCTGTCTTCCACCGGCACCCCGGCGTTCTTTCTGCACCCGGTGGAAGGCGCGCATGGCGACATGGGCAGCCTGCGGGCGGAGGACGTGGTTATTGCCATCTCCAATTCCGGCGAGACGGACGAACTGAACGCCATCCTGCCCAGCCTGCGGGCCATCGGCACGGCCATCATCGCCATGACCGGCAAGGCGCAGTCCACGCTGGGCCGCGCCGCCGACGTGGTGCTGGATTCCGGCGTCCCGCGAGAGGCGTGCCCCCACAACCTGGCCCCCACGGCCTCCACTACGGCGGTGCTGGCCCTTGGCGATGCGCTTGCGGTGTGCCTCATCCACTGGAAATCGTTTACGGAAAACGACTTCCTGCGCTACCACCCCGGCGGTTCGCTGGGCCAGCGTCTGCGGTTGCGCGTGCAGGAACTGATGCACACCACGGGCATTCCCGTTACCCAGGATGACGTGGGCCAGGAAGAGGCCGTGCGCGTGCTGGACAAGGGCGGCTTTGGCGCGGTGGCCGTGGTGGACGGCAGCGGCAGGCTGATGGGCATCCTGACCGACGGCGACGTGCGCCGCGCGGTGATCCGGGGCGACTATGCCCCGCGCACCCCGGTGACGGCCATCATGACCCGCAACCCGCGCAGCGCCCGCAGTGACCAGTCCGTGGCGGAACTGCTGGATGCCATGGAGCAGAAGGCCATCACCGTGCTGCCCATCGTGGACGACGCGCACCGTCTGGTGGGCCTCATCCACCTGCACGACCTGCTGGGCAAGGGCGGCGTGAGCTTTGCCGGGTAA
- a CDS encoding acyl-CoA thioesterase, which translates to MSAKRVQDSEVVMTHRPLPEDANPAGNVHGGVILKHIDLAGAVAAMRHCRTAVVTASIDRMDFRAPVHVGELMQLKASVNLAGGTSLEVGVRVEAENLLTGESRHAASAYLTFVSMGPDRKPAPVPELLLETPAEHRRSREAQRRRELRRDERKREKAAQEALATATVEEVEHYY; encoded by the coding sequence ATGAGCGCCAAGCGCGTGCAAGACAGCGAAGTGGTGATGACCCACCGCCCCCTGCCGGAGGATGCCAACCCTGCGGGCAACGTGCACGGCGGGGTCATCCTGAAGCATATCGACCTGGCCGGGGCCGTGGCCGCCATGCGCCACTGCCGCACCGCCGTGGTGACGGCTTCCATCGACCGCATGGACTTTCGCGCGCCGGTACACGTGGGCGAACTGATGCAGCTGAAGGCCAGCGTGAACCTTGCGGGCGGCACCTCGCTGGAGGTGGGCGTGCGGGTAGAGGCGGAAAACCTGCTTACCGGCGAATCGCGTCACGCCGCATCCGCTTACCTGACCTTCGTGTCCATGGGCCCGGATCGCAAGCCCGCGCCCGTTCCGGAACTGCTGCTGGAAACGCCCGCCGAACACCGCCGCAGCCGAGAGGCGCAACGCCGCCGCGAACTGCGGCGCGACGAGCGCAAGCGCGAAAAGGCCGCGCAGGAAGCGCTGGCCACGGCCACCGTGGAAGAGGTGGAACACTACTACTGA
- a CDS encoding DsrE family protein, with the protein MRYGRWLAVLAAWLFLLSAGLPAHAAPAAEDKDAPLFINLTSDEAHRTLMAIGYGVNQLQRGHPLTLFLNDRAVALAARGNEAKYQEQQRLLAKLVGSGATVYVCPMCMKQYGVQQADLLPGLAVSTPDLTGAALFRDNTRTLSW; encoded by the coding sequence ATGCGATACGGGCGATGGTTGGCCGTACTGGCCGCGTGGCTGTTCCTGCTTTCGGCGGGCCTGCCCGCGCACGCCGCCCCGGCGGCGGAAGACAAGGACGCCCCCCTGTTCATCAACCTGACCAGCGACGAGGCCCACCGCACCCTGATGGCCATCGGCTACGGGGTCAACCAGTTGCAGCGCGGCCACCCGCTGACGCTGTTCCTGAACGACCGGGCCGTGGCGCTGGCCGCCAGGGGCAACGAGGCAAAGTATCAGGAGCAGCAGCGCCTGCTGGCCAAACTGGTGGGCAGCGGGGCCACGGTGTACGTGTGCCCCATGTGCATGAAGCAGTATGGCGTGCAGCAGGCCGACCTGCTGCCGGGGCTGGCCGTGAGCACGCCGGACCTGACCGGCGCGGCGCTGTTCCGGGATAACACCCGCACCCTGTCGTGGTAG
- a CDS encoding cyclic 2,3-diphosphoglycerate synthase, which translates to MTRSSHATPPPAPAANPAPVPNARAANSVHVDDAARADDSARHSATCRAPVPADGAGVRNVVIMGAAGRDFHNFNVLLRNDPAVHVVAFTAAQIPDIDGRCYPAALAGARYPDGVPILAERELTALCRDNNVHEVIFSYSDVSHETVMHAASLTLAAGADFRLLSPAATMLRADKPVVAVTAVRTGCGKSPVTRHLCAAFLARGIRPVVVRHPMPYGDLERQAVQRFASHADMDAADCTVEEREEYEHLVDAGITVFAGVDYARILAAAQTEADVLLWDGGNNDTPFFRPDVHLTVCDPLRAGHELAYHPGETNLRMCHVTVINKVETATPEQVATVRANIAAANPGARVLLADSVVEVDDPAAIRRARVLLVEDGPTLTHGGLPFGAAQAAAEMHGAGRLADPRPYARGSLKQVFEDYPHLGKALPAMGYSRRQLDDLEATINATPCDLVLLGTPVRLDRLIRIDRPWLRVRYTYRDRSDAEGGAGLAETVRELLDTRA; encoded by the coding sequence CACGCCACGCCACCGCCAGCCCCGGCTGCAAATCCTGCCCCGGTCCCCAACGCCCGCGCCGCCAATTCCGTTCACGTTGACGACGCCGCCCGCGCCGACGACTCCGCCAGGCATTCCGCCACCTGCCGCGCGCCCGTGCCAGCAGACGGCGCCGGGGTGCGCAACGTGGTGATCATGGGCGCCGCCGGGCGCGACTTTCACAACTTCAACGTGCTGCTGCGCAACGACCCCGCCGTGCACGTGGTGGCCTTCACCGCCGCCCAGATTCCGGACATCGACGGCCGCTGCTACCCGGCGGCCCTGGCGGGGGCGCGCTATCCGGACGGGGTACCCATCCTGGCCGAGCGCGAGTTGACGGCCCTGTGCCGCGACAACAACGTGCACGAGGTGATCTTTTCGTACAGCGACGTATCGCACGAAACGGTCATGCACGCCGCCTCGCTGACCCTGGCCGCCGGGGCCGACTTTCGTCTGCTGTCTCCCGCCGCAACCATGTTGCGGGCGGACAAGCCCGTGGTGGCCGTTACCGCCGTGCGCACCGGCTGCGGCAAATCACCGGTCACCCGACACCTGTGCGCGGCCTTTCTGGCACGGGGCATCCGCCCGGTGGTGGTGCGCCACCCCATGCCCTACGGTGACCTGGAACGGCAGGCGGTGCAGCGCTTCGCCAGCCACGCGGACATGGACGCCGCAGACTGCACGGTGGAGGAACGCGAGGAATACGAGCATCTGGTGGACGCGGGCATCACCGTGTTCGCCGGGGTGGACTACGCGCGCATCCTTGCGGCGGCGCAGACCGAGGCCGACGTGCTGCTGTGGGACGGCGGCAACAACGACACCCCCTTCTTCCGCCCGGACGTGCATCTGACCGTGTGCGACCCGCTGCGCGCCGGGCACGAACTGGCCTACCACCCCGGCGAGACCAACCTGCGCATGTGCCACGTGACCGTGATCAACAAGGTGGAAACCGCCACGCCGGAACAGGTGGCCACGGTGCGCGCCAACATTGCCGCCGCAAACCCCGGCGCGCGGGTGCTGCTGGCCGATTCCGTGGTGGAAGTGGATGACCCCGCCGCCATCCGCCGGGCGCGGGTGCTGCTGGTGGAGGACGGCCCCACCCTGACCCACGGCGGCCTGCCTTTCGGCGCGGCACAGGCGGCGGCGGAAATGCACGGCGCGGGCCGCCTGGCCGACCCGCGACCCTACGCCCGGGGATCGCTGAAACAGGTGTTCGAAGACTACCCGCATCTTGGCAAGGCCCTGCCCGCCATGGGCTATTCGCGCAGGCAACTGGACGACCTGGAAGCCACCATCAACGCCACCCCGTGCGACCTCGTGCTGCTGGGCACGCCGGTACGCCTGGACCGGCTGATCCGCATCGACCGGCCCTGGCTGCGGGTGCGCTACACCTATCGCGACCGGTCCGACGCGGAAGGCGGCGCCGGGCTGGCGGAAACCGTGCGGGAACTGCTGGACACGCGCGCCTGA